From the genome of Amycolatopsis sp. NBC_01488, one region includes:
- a CDS encoding tyrosine-type recombinase/integrase — MGRHANGEGTIYRRKDGRYEAAAYFLTTSGTRKRVRKVGKTRQEAHEKLARIKAQSQRGVPVPDRNWKMGEYLDYWLEHVVLPNRRPATYEQYEWAVRLFLKPNLGRESLALLSVPKVQVFLNQGIESGHSLRKAHVIRMVLSAALGQAQRDELVIRNVARLVVLDSYKPKEVRPWASDEAKQFLAAARTDPLYPAFALLVLYGLRRGEVLGLRWQDIDLATLEVRVRQQVQRVGHALIQGPVKTDAGNRDLPLLGLAHEALAAHKIRYHAMRDAAGTGWVDNGLIFTTKTGRPIEPKNFLRSFQRICRQHGVRVIRIHDVRHTTATLLKDLGVQARDAQLILGHAHVSTTQQLYQHVDMDARREALGKVERLFWRATSGSRCRQILPQTRELVDQTTSLLSGTPGRIRTCDPLVRSSIREGVQQRVTAVNNLVNERRKMWLLGLVAVSVAVKIDEVAES, encoded by the coding sequence GTGGGTCGCCACGCCAACGGCGAGGGCACGATCTACCGCCGGAAGGACGGGCGGTACGAAGCTGCGGCCTACTTCCTGACCACCAGTGGTACTCGAAAGCGCGTACGGAAAGTTGGGAAGACTCGCCAGGAGGCTCATGAGAAGCTGGCACGAATCAAGGCACAGAGTCAGCGTGGCGTACCGGTGCCGGACAGGAACTGGAAAATGGGCGAGTACCTGGACTACTGGCTTGAACACGTGGTGCTACCGAACCGGCGTCCAGCAACCTATGAACAGTACGAGTGGGCCGTCCGGTTGTTTCTCAAGCCAAACCTCGGAAGAGAGTCCCTCGCCTTGCTGTCTGTACCAAAGGTACAGGTATTTCTGAACCAGGGGATTGAAAGCGGGCACTCGCTCCGCAAGGCACACGTCATCCGTATGGTCTTGAGTGCAGCTTTGGGACAAGCGCAACGCGACGAGTTGGTTATCCGAAACGTCGCGCGGCTCGTCGTCCTCGATAGCTACAAGCCAAAGGAAGTACGGCCGTGGGCAAGCGACGAAGCGAAGCAGTTTCTTGCGGCAGCACGCACCGATCCCCTGTACCCCGCCTTCGCGCTGCTCGTCCTCTACGGACTTCGGCGCGGTGAAGTACTCGGACTTCGTTGGCAAGACATCGACCTTGCCACATTGGAGGTCCGCGTTCGTCAGCAAGTTCAGCGAGTTGGCCACGCTCTCATCCAAGGTCCCGTGAAAACGGATGCCGGGAACCGGGATTTGCCGCTGCTTGGCCTCGCCCACGAAGCTCTCGCCGCCCACAAGATCCGCTACCATGCAATGCGGGATGCTGCTGGTACTGGGTGGGTGGACAACGGGCTCATCTTTACGACAAAGACCGGTCGTCCAATCGAGCCAAAGAACTTCCTACGTTCCTTCCAGAGAATCTGTCGGCAACATGGTGTCAGGGTGATCCGAATTCATGATGTGCGCCACACCACAGCGACGCTCCTGAAGGACTTGGGTGTGCAAGCGCGGGATGCCCAGCTAATTCTCGGACATGCCCATGTGTCGACAACGCAACAGCTCTACCAGCACGTAGACATGGACGCGCGGCGCGAAGCGTTAGGCAAGGTTGAACGGTTGTTCTGGAGAGCAACCAGTGGCTCGCGTTGCCGTCAAATACTGCCGCAAACGCGTGAGCTTGTTGATCAAACTACATCTTTGCTATCTGGTACACCCGGCAGGATTCGAACCTGCGACCCCTTGGTTCGAAGCTCAATTCGTGAAGGTGTCCAACAACGCGTGACCGCTGTAAACAACCTCGTCAATGAACGGCGAAAGATGTGGTTGCTTGGCCTCGTTGCCGTCAGCGTTGCCGTCAAAATCGATGAAGTGGCTGAGTCGTAG
- a CDS encoding antirestriction protein ArdA — MYHSNHSLDISSTTVNGDTNVEHLSTPQGGNFQNESTPPEHLTDEQLIHYGITEALREGRPIDHTTVRVIASQLHGGQRSPLYALASTGALTDGLRDELDAWREDNETGVEVEPWLDALDEYLDNRDDAAPVAGWHQLWPAQPERQDDEPDSRDEERPPYGPPADAMGRLAVSTSDQVEQSPEEAAACQALFERISAAGVRTLGEVAVVDTRDQDDLDDYPWTDAAAWSPTEVARHNFEERRYSVEELDVLFGAPPDNEIGTVSDLGWYGLVKHQDRPGGLILIQDEQGYRHVREALDDHALEVQWSAIETEYSTYHAERDAYEQANTEADASPSGHSPRIWVGSLADYNSGRLHGVWMDATLEPDELQAATQFMLRNGYTPDAEEWAIFDYEDFAGYSVGEYDSFDTVSRVARGLAQHGQAYTKWVEHVGIDSTELLTDEHFLDHYHGEWESAEEYVEHLLSETDAYDFMQFVPESIRHYVSVDVEAYARDMQSEGLLVEELHHGRVAVFWTR, encoded by the coding sequence ATGTACCACAGCAACCATTCTCTAGATATTTCATCAACTACCGTAAACGGAGACACGAATGTGGAACACCTATCAACACCTCAAGGAGGTAACTTTCAAAACGAATCAACGCCACCAGAGCACCTCACCGACGAACAACTGATCCACTACGGCATCACGGAAGCCCTGCGCGAAGGCCGCCCCATCGACCACACCACGGTGCGGGTCATCGCCTCCCAGCTGCACGGCGGTCAACGCTCACCGCTCTACGCCCTGGCCTCGACGGGTGCCCTGACGGACGGTCTGAGGGATGAGTTGGATGCCTGGCGCGAAGACAATGAGACCGGCGTCGAAGTCGAACCCTGGCTCGATGCCCTCGACGAATACCTGGACAACCGCGACGACGCGGCGCCCGTAGCTGGCTGGCACCAGCTGTGGCCGGCGCAGCCGGAACGCCAGGACGACGAGCCGGATAGCCGGGACGAAGAACGACCGCCGTACGGCCCGCCGGCTGATGCCATGGGGCGCCTGGCCGTCAGCACCAGTGATCAAGTCGAGCAATCTCCTGAAGAAGCCGCCGCCTGCCAGGCCCTGTTCGAGCGCATCTCGGCGGCTGGCGTGCGCACCTTGGGCGAAGTGGCCGTCGTCGATACCCGCGACCAGGACGACCTTGACGACTACCCATGGACGGATGCCGCCGCGTGGAGTCCGACCGAAGTCGCTCGCCACAACTTCGAGGAACGCCGCTACTCAGTCGAGGAGCTCGACGTCCTGTTCGGTGCACCGCCGGACAACGAGATCGGCACCGTGAGCGACTTGGGCTGGTACGGCCTGGTCAAGCACCAGGACCGCCCCGGCGGTCTCATCCTGATCCAGGACGAGCAGGGGTACCGGCATGTCCGGGAAGCCCTGGACGACCATGCGCTTGAAGTCCAATGGTCAGCCATCGAGACCGAGTACAGCACGTACCACGCCGAGCGTGACGCCTACGAGCAAGCGAACACGGAGGCCGACGCCTCGCCGAGCGGGCACAGCCCGCGCATCTGGGTGGGCAGCCTGGCTGACTACAACAGCGGGCGGCTGCACGGCGTCTGGATGGACGCCACCCTCGAGCCGGATGAGCTGCAAGCCGCCACGCAGTTCATGCTGCGCAATGGCTACACCCCGGATGCCGAGGAGTGGGCCATCTTCGACTACGAGGATTTCGCGGGGTACTCGGTCGGCGAGTACGACAGCTTCGACACGGTGTCACGGGTGGCGCGAGGGCTTGCTCAGCATGGACAGGCGTACACCAAGTGGGTCGAGCACGTTGGCATCGACAGTACCGAACTCCTGACCGACGAACACTTCCTCGACCACTACCACGGCGAGTGGGAGTCGGCCGAGGAATACGTCGAGCACTTGCTATCTGAGACCGATGCCTACGACTTCATGCAGTTCGTTCCAGAGAGCATCCGGCACTACGTCAGCGTCGACGTTGAGGCGTACGCGCGGGACATGCAGTCCGAAGGGCTGCTGGTGGAGGAGCTGCACCATGGCAGGGTGGCGGTGTTTTGGACGAGGTGA
- a CDS encoding helix-turn-helix domain-containing protein, whose protein sequence is MITTSTPVSHTRLRAFWRRSTPTGGEADDNVMPVLYTVKEACAVLRVSNWKLYELIRSRQLVTIRIGKRRLVPRDAVDTLIAHLRDEGTL, encoded by the coding sequence ATGATCACAACCAGTACACCAGTCTCACATACGAGGCTTCGAGCCTTCTGGCGTCGATCAACGCCAACCGGCGGCGAGGCCGACGACAACGTCATGCCAGTCCTCTACACCGTCAAGGAAGCCTGCGCGGTGCTGCGGGTCAGCAACTGGAAGCTCTACGAGCTCATCCGGTCACGACAGCTCGTCACGATCCGGATCGGTAAGCGGCGGCTTGTCCCTCGGGATGCGGTCGATACGCTGATTGCTCACCTGCGCGACGAGGGGACCTTGTAG
- a CDS encoding GNAT family N-acetyltransferase: MNPTTEPVRYNHLGPEEAADAAKALTALYREVYAEPPYNWDDEHAELFAKRFEQQRQAPGFDLVVAHATSGLVGFTFGVTLLPDTPWWQNLIAEVDSSLTEEYPDRTFALVELIVAQPWRQRGIGKQLYDRLLAGRREERATLTVLPAAEPAQRAYAAWGWRRVAQKRNPLPGSPVFDVMVKDFT; encoded by the coding sequence GTGAATCCGACGACTGAACCGGTGCGCTACAACCATCTCGGGCCAGAGGAAGCTGCCGACGCCGCGAAGGCGCTCACCGCCTTATACCGCGAGGTGTACGCCGAACCGCCTTACAACTGGGACGACGAACACGCCGAGTTGTTCGCCAAGCGGTTCGAGCAGCAACGCCAGGCCCCCGGCTTTGACCTGGTCGTGGCGCACGCGACAAGCGGGCTGGTGGGCTTCACATTCGGGGTGACGCTGTTGCCGGATACGCCGTGGTGGCAGAACCTCATCGCTGAGGTAGACAGCTCGCTGACCGAGGAATACCCCGACCGGACGTTTGCCCTCGTCGAGCTGATTGTGGCGCAGCCCTGGCGGCAGCGTGGGATTGGCAAACAACTGTACGACCGACTGCTGGCCGGCCGCCGTGAGGAACGGGCGACCTTGACAGTCTTACCAGCAGCCGAACCAGCCCAGCGAGCTTACGCTGCCTGGGGCTGGCGACGCGTGGCGCAGAAGCGCAACCCGCTACCGGGATCGCCGGTGTTTGATGTGATGGTTAAGGATTTCACATAG
- a CDS encoding Rv3235 family protein yields MEQLVSLKEAQASAEQFNVLTHLVGQTALTLEHLAIPEQKTLAASKPITQRVEQSVIAPYLEPVTREEQRFAAHVLSGLVEVLGGSRPLTQVEAHLSPQLCLALLGRQFRPNISGQGYRLRTFHFQKPSEHIIEAWGHAANAENVRAVVGRMQPYRREWRCTTATIL; encoded by the coding sequence ATGGAACAACTTGTCTCACTCAAGGAGGCGCAAGCATCCGCAGAGCAATTTAACGTTCTCACTCACCTCGTAGGCCAAACAGCGCTCACTCTTGAACACCTCGCCATCCCGGAGCAAAAGACACTCGCTGCATCCAAACCAATTACTCAGCGAGTCGAACAGTCAGTCATTGCACCTTATCTCGAACCTGTTACCCGCGAAGAACAACGTTTTGCCGCTCATGTCCTGTCTGGCCTGGTCGAAGTACTAGGCGGCAGCCGCCCCTTGACGCAGGTGGAGGCACACCTATCGCCACAACTGTGCCTGGCGCTGCTCGGTCGGCAATTCCGGCCGAATATTTCTGGACAGGGATACCGGCTGCGCACCTTCCATTTCCAAAAACCAAGCGAGCACATCATTGAAGCATGGGGTCATGCCGCCAATGCTGAGAACGTACGGGCGGTGGTCGGCAGAATGCAACCGTACAGACGTGAATGGCGATGTACCACAGCAACCATTCTCTAG